In the genome of Methanopyrus kandleri AV19, one region contains:
- a CDS encoding tRNA(Phe) 7-((3-amino-3-carboxypropyl)-4-demethylwyosine(37)-N(4))-methyltransferase, with translation MHWEGEKRRRLKELERAIERGEVDEAAIPVLETLNSFEEYCTTSSCSGRVVVLHEPEVGDKIGSEFVAKWHEPPEPEEVREAVLKAPEEGITWVKAQPPLFHVMCRDLEAAVRLRNIASEAGFKASSIRSVKSSKVIVEILGGERMDVPAKVNGKLTLREKAWDSVVALCNDILRSGHERLSRLVEALKGLSR, from the coding sequence TTGCACTGGGAGGGTGAAAAAAGACGGAGGCTTAAGGAGCTGGAACGCGCCATAGAGCGGGGAGAGGTGGACGAAGCCGCCATTCCGGTCCTAGAGACCCTCAACTCGTTCGAAGAGTACTGTACGACCAGCAGCTGCTCCGGCCGGGTGGTCGTACTCCATGAGCCAGAGGTAGGTGACAAGATAGGGTCCGAGTTCGTGGCCAAGTGGCACGAGCCACCGGAGCCGGAGGAAGTTCGTGAAGCCGTGCTGAAAGCCCCTGAGGAAGGCATAACGTGGGTGAAAGCCCAGCCACCCCTGTTCCACGTGATGTGTAGGGACTTGGAGGCGGCCGTTCGGCTGAGGAATATCGCCTCAGAAGCCGGGTTCAAGGCGTCGTCCATACGTTCGGTCAAAAGTTCAAAGGTGATCGTAGAGATCCTCGGCGGTGAGCGGATGGACGTTCCGGCCAAAGTCAACGGGAAACTGACACTGCGCGAGAAGGCGTGGGATAGCGTCGTCGCCCTTTGCAACGACATCCTACGGAGCGGGCACGAGCGGCTCAGTCGGCTGGTGGAAGCGCTGAAGGGGTTGAGCAGGTGA
- a CDS encoding TIGR01212 family radical SAM protein (This family includes YhcC from E. coli K-12, an uncharacterized radical SAM protein.) — MGAIKSDLRDLETLQREVEPATDGALPRYVDERIVRELYEDGEKFAAFGAYYRREKGCKVMKAAVDAGFVCPNKDGRISREGCLFCPKMGRTIITPNVDPRKKLEEQARKQMEVFRERYGAEKFLVYFYPATNTYAPPDVLEELYNRALEMEDVVGLSIGTRPDCLPDEVLDILEGYVKEGYDVWLEIGVQSYHHRTLRRTRRGHGLAEVIDAITRAKERGIRIVNHIIFGLPGETRDEMLETVRVLSVLGVEAVKLYPLVVLERTDLERMYYDRRYKPLSYREYIRLLADALERMAPTVLIQRLSKDRAPDEERIEPEWDLYRMRVISDVRKELARRESRQGELYKVGLSAEELVPLVKGATGAERSGVST, encoded by the coding sequence GTGGGGGCTATTAAATCCGATCTCCGGGACCTCGAGACGCTCCAACGGGAGGTCGAACCGGCGACCGATGGTGCCTTACCCAGGTACGTCGACGAACGGATAGTCCGGGAGCTGTACGAGGACGGAGAGAAGTTCGCGGCCTTCGGCGCGTATTACCGTCGCGAGAAAGGTTGCAAGGTTATGAAGGCGGCCGTGGACGCCGGCTTCGTGTGCCCGAACAAGGACGGCAGGATATCCCGGGAAGGGTGCCTATTCTGCCCGAAGATGGGCAGGACGATCATCACTCCCAACGTGGACCCGCGTAAGAAGCTCGAGGAGCAGGCTCGTAAGCAGATGGAAGTGTTCCGCGAGAGGTACGGTGCCGAGAAGTTCCTCGTGTACTTCTACCCGGCCACGAACACCTACGCGCCTCCCGACGTCCTGGAGGAACTGTACAACCGTGCCCTGGAGATGGAAGACGTCGTCGGTCTATCCATAGGAACACGACCGGACTGCTTACCGGACGAGGTCCTGGACATCCTCGAGGGCTACGTCAAAGAAGGTTACGACGTCTGGCTCGAGATAGGGGTTCAGTCTTACCACCATCGCACCTTGCGCCGCACGCGGCGCGGTCACGGACTTGCCGAGGTGATCGACGCCATCACCCGGGCCAAGGAACGCGGGATCCGAATAGTTAACCACATCATCTTCGGGCTTCCCGGTGAGACCCGAGACGAGATGCTTGAGACCGTCAGGGTCCTCTCGGTGCTCGGAGTGGAGGCCGTGAAGCTGTATCCGCTGGTCGTGCTAGAGCGTACCGATCTGGAACGTATGTACTACGATCGCCGCTACAAGCCGCTGAGCTACCGCGAGTACATCAGGCTCCTGGCCGATGCCCTGGAACGTATGGCGCCGACCGTCCTCATTCAGAGGCTCTCTAAGGACAGGGCACCGGACGAGGAGAGGATCGAGCCCGAGTGGGACCTGTACCGAATGCGGGTGATCTCCGACGTCCGTAAGGAGCTGGCCCGGCGCGAGTCGAGGCAGGGTGAACTGTACAAGGTGGGTCTTAGCGCCGAAGAACTCGTGCCACTGGTTAAGGGGGCTACGGGCGCCGAGAGATCCGGGGTATCCACGTGA
- a CDS encoding GTPase, whose protein sequence is MPPKWYRHVMRVLSESHVVLEVRDVRYPEETRWEKLPRLEDVFDFTRVVVLNKADLVPRAETERVKEEVELEEDVPAVYVSARERMGFRHLRRTIYEVAPEDVETVRVGVVGFQNVGKSTIINALTRRSAAETSRRAGYTRGKQWVRGGRKLLVIDSPGVIPTDEAAAEAVALDPDVLEDPVEPALGVIERVVREYPGALSDKFGIDESMDPERILRDISERLGKDLRTTAKLLLREWVDGSLVEIYRTTRADLAETSELEVGGTAQRLVEETLREIEEVVPEGIPPSAATVRGILTRLAHGENVDGVGFGTIRLGEYGVGVSVGDRYYDRMVRRLRRELGGEVISEERFRVGANGRKAVALVTKGR, encoded by the coding sequence ATGCCACCGAAATGGTACAGGCACGTGATGAGAGTGCTCTCCGAATCGCACGTGGTGTTGGAGGTTCGAGACGTGCGATATCCGGAGGAGACACGGTGGGAAAAGCTCCCCAGACTGGAGGACGTGTTCGACTTCACCCGGGTGGTCGTGCTCAACAAGGCCGACCTGGTCCCCCGGGCCGAGACCGAGCGTGTGAAGGAGGAAGTGGAGCTCGAGGAGGACGTACCTGCGGTGTACGTAAGCGCACGCGAGCGCATGGGTTTCCGGCACCTCCGTAGGACCATCTACGAGGTAGCGCCGGAAGACGTCGAGACCGTGAGAGTGGGTGTAGTAGGGTTTCAGAACGTCGGTAAGTCCACGATAATTAACGCATTGACCCGGAGGAGTGCCGCAGAAACCTCTCGACGTGCGGGATACACCCGCGGAAAGCAGTGGGTACGCGGTGGTAGGAAACTGTTGGTCATCGACTCGCCGGGTGTGATCCCGACCGACGAGGCTGCGGCCGAGGCCGTGGCGCTGGATCCAGACGTCCTGGAGGATCCCGTAGAGCCGGCGTTAGGCGTGATCGAGCGCGTCGTCCGCGAGTATCCAGGGGCACTGTCCGACAAATTCGGTATCGATGAATCGATGGATCCGGAGAGGATCCTCCGGGATATCTCAGAACGCTTGGGTAAAGACCTCAGAACGACCGCGAAACTACTCCTCCGGGAGTGGGTGGACGGCAGCCTGGTGGAGATTTATCGGACCACGCGGGCCGACCTAGCTGAGACTTCGGAGCTAGAGGTAGGTGGCACCGCCCAGCGCTTAGTGGAGGAGACTCTCCGTGAGATCGAGGAAGTGGTACCCGAAGGTATCCCCCCTAGCGCCGCGACGGTCCGGGGGATTCTAACGAGGCTGGCCCACGGAGAGAACGTGGACGGCGTGGGATTCGGCACCATAAGGCTGGGTGAATACGGTGTGGGAGTGTCCGTCGGCGACCGGTACTACGATCGAATGGTTAGGAGACTGCGTCGTGAACTGGGGGGCGAAGTGATCTCTGAGGAGCGGTTCAGAGTGGGCGCCAACGGGCGGAAGGCGGTGGCACTGGTGACCAAGGGTCGGTAG
- a CDS encoding radical SAM protein — MLVRVWGGRVKDLRNCKLCAWECGVDRLEGERGVCRVTEPVIAAKQLHPAPPASYTVFMAGCNYRCLNCQNWDIAHYPDNPEGRALGYQDPKELAVEAVNMIETNQGRMIGADRIFFSGGEPTIHLPYIEQVVEHYRDTTDLWKVNFDTNGFATRKSMRRIVKLADSITFDFKAYSDPLHRAITGARVEPVLRNLEFLIPKYLDKIWEVRILLIPKAHDTEEIRAMCEFLADLDESVPVCFLAFRPNFVLERHPGAPKRLMERAVEIARECGLHATWSGMPGINGSVPPEVGECADKLLKHYDGRKGAALMGGYARVTGCRNHPRDCLACDDMARCPIKRYVAIRRT, encoded by the coding sequence GTGTTGGTTCGGGTGTGGGGTGGTCGCGTGAAGGACCTACGCAACTGTAAGCTCTGCGCCTGGGAATGTGGTGTCGACAGGCTCGAGGGGGAACGCGGCGTCTGTCGCGTCACCGAACCTGTCATCGCCGCTAAGCAACTTCACCCGGCGCCACCGGCCAGCTATACGGTGTTCATGGCCGGATGCAATTATCGGTGCCTCAACTGTCAGAACTGGGATATAGCTCATTATCCCGACAACCCCGAGGGACGGGCCCTGGGCTATCAGGATCCCAAAGAGCTCGCCGTCGAGGCTGTGAACATGATCGAAACGAATCAGGGTCGCATGATCGGGGCGGACAGGATATTCTTCTCGGGCGGCGAGCCCACCATACACCTGCCTTATATAGAGCAGGTCGTCGAGCATTACCGGGACACGACGGACCTATGGAAGGTCAACTTCGACACGAACGGGTTCGCGACGCGCAAGAGCATGCGTCGTATCGTTAAGTTGGCGGACTCGATCACCTTCGACTTCAAAGCGTACTCCGATCCCCTTCACCGGGCCATCACGGGAGCCCGCGTCGAGCCTGTCTTGCGGAACCTGGAGTTCTTAATCCCCAAGTATCTGGATAAAATTTGGGAAGTTCGGATCCTTCTAATTCCGAAGGCCCACGATACGGAGGAGATTAGGGCGATGTGCGAGTTCCTGGCGGACCTCGACGAGTCCGTTCCGGTGTGCTTCCTGGCGTTCAGGCCTAACTTCGTCCTGGAACGGCACCCCGGAGCCCCGAAACGCTTGATGGAGAGAGCCGTCGAGATAGCCAGGGAATGCGGGTTGCACGCGACGTGGTCGGGCATGCCGGGTATAAACGGGAGCGTGCCGCCCGAGGTCGGAGAGTGCGCCGACAAGCTCCTGAAACACTACGACGGTCGCAAGGGCGCGGCCCTGATGGGTGGTTACGCGAGGGTAACGGGCTGCAGGAACCACCCGAGGGATTGCTTGGCGTGTGACGACATGGCACGGTGTCCGATCAAGCGGTATGTGGCCATACGGAGGACGTAG
- the rgy gene encoding reverse gyrase, whose product MVLKRAADMVPKGFRDLVEPILDDCADLEELADRVVETEMEPDEVRRRDVGNTDSNEPVAIFGSSCVLCGGDCSSVRLTSRIGICERCLPVDTETLREVLKEARKRHGYVGEALLMFILVERYSPDRVEEFFRRYVWPELFTEIVDRVFDRATGFRLYSAQRVWTRRLVKGCSFSILAPTGTGKTSWGSLVAAVFGHAGRRVYYLVPTTTLVRQVENRIKGFARDAELDVDVVAYHAAMPTQAKREALERISSGDFDVLITTAQFLVHRVEDLEKLNFDLILVDDVDAIIRGTGRNVDRVLRVAGLEQEEIDSAYRLATLRRRYYSLRDWLRSLEDRGDKRAERVREELREVEREIEELEELLKRVKKERDLARIVFMSATGAAAPSRRLAVVRELFDFEVGAGGEGLRNIQDIAVISEPSPEAVERIVRKAGVKGGLIFVPQRLPGEKKAREIVEELAEHLRSSGIEARAIHAGTPAEEREEAIDGFSEGDVDVLVAVASPYGVIVRGLDLPQAARYAVFYGVPRQRIRLTPREEDLKDPTYVASALSNLARLLDDRRARSRLEGVAGRLWRIIRRGTWIRERLEEAVEPLSLNTLMKLAKRDPEDIAEQLDVDRWLARHVQTLAEGVRELTRLLGDPDRVKALAEEATTVAVYEEGEEAYLEVPDLRTYIQASGRVSRLFAGGVTFGLSFVLCPEDERELRTLNGLIRRMSYTYGSEFEWRSYPKSLDMKEIGLELKEISDEELEELVRKVDEDRERVRKVLAGELKPEETGRLARSALMIVESPNKARMIASLFSQRPSRRRLNGGVAYEAAADGLHLTVVATQGHVADLVEEPGVHGVLRIDERWVPMYDVLGRCSECGEQVVGSEECPNCGGEVELKTPLLESIRELASEADVILIGTDPDTEGEKIGWDVFNYLGWTTAQVYRTEFHEVTRRGISEALKEESWKNVDAGRVSAQILRRVADRWIGFSLSQDLWDVFKHLEIKLGELPSGSRIEVRLDIPSGVEVVDFRRTFDEDSSVRSRSVRLRREGDEYVVRTRISRGGDVTYTATLLDPNRKLGDRNGVRPELVRVRASVNGEPVDPNVKLEPMTWLSAGRVQTPVLGWIIDRAREYRETEFYACRAEVPADDVTIRALIEELKVPRALTEKLDEATIRVLSKIAEEGPDAEFSEEEVGRFTETELFERKDGRYRLSEEGRKVLESEGVIGLMLHLAGVSGR is encoded by the coding sequence ATGGTGCTGAAACGTGCCGCGGACATGGTTCCGAAAGGATTCCGGGATTTAGTCGAGCCCATCCTGGACGACTGTGCTGACTTGGAGGAGCTAGCGGATCGCGTCGTCGAAACCGAAATGGAGCCAGATGAAGTACGCCGCAGAGACGTTGGGAACACCGATTCTAACGAGCCGGTGGCGATTTTCGGATCCTCGTGCGTCCTGTGCGGAGGTGACTGCTCGTCCGTCCGGCTCACCTCCAGGATAGGTATTTGCGAGCGGTGTCTTCCGGTCGATACGGAGACGCTACGCGAAGTACTGAAGGAAGCCAGAAAACGTCACGGGTACGTAGGAGAGGCTTTACTGATGTTCATCCTGGTAGAACGCTACTCACCGGATCGGGTGGAGGAATTCTTCCGTCGGTACGTCTGGCCGGAACTGTTCACCGAGATCGTCGACAGGGTCTTCGACCGGGCTACCGGGTTCCGACTATATTCGGCACAACGTGTATGGACGCGGAGACTGGTTAAAGGTTGCAGTTTCTCGATACTGGCCCCGACCGGTACCGGCAAGACCTCTTGGGGCTCGTTAGTAGCGGCGGTGTTCGGACATGCCGGACGCAGGGTGTACTACCTAGTCCCAACCACAACTCTGGTCCGGCAGGTCGAAAATAGGATCAAGGGATTCGCGCGCGACGCCGAACTGGACGTCGATGTAGTCGCGTATCACGCGGCTATGCCCACCCAAGCTAAACGAGAGGCTTTAGAACGTATCTCTTCCGGAGATTTCGACGTTCTGATCACTACGGCGCAGTTCTTGGTTCACCGTGTGGAGGACCTCGAGAAGCTGAACTTCGATCTGATCTTAGTGGACGACGTGGACGCGATCATCCGGGGTACCGGACGCAACGTCGACCGCGTGCTCCGCGTCGCCGGACTCGAGCAGGAGGAGATCGATAGCGCGTACAGGTTGGCTACCCTCCGACGGCGCTACTACTCACTCCGAGATTGGCTTCGGTCGTTGGAAGACCGCGGAGACAAGCGCGCGGAGCGTGTCCGGGAGGAACTCCGAGAGGTCGAGCGCGAGATCGAGGAGCTCGAGGAACTGTTGAAGCGGGTTAAAAAAGAGCGCGATCTCGCACGGATCGTGTTCATGAGCGCGACGGGAGCCGCGGCCCCCTCCAGACGTCTCGCCGTGGTCCGAGAGCTCTTCGATTTCGAGGTCGGAGCGGGCGGGGAGGGTCTCCGTAACATTCAGGACATCGCGGTGATCTCCGAGCCGTCCCCGGAAGCCGTGGAACGGATCGTCCGGAAAGCCGGCGTGAAGGGAGGTCTGATCTTCGTCCCACAGCGGTTACCGGGAGAGAAGAAAGCCAGAGAGATCGTGGAGGAGCTCGCGGAGCACCTGCGGTCTTCAGGGATCGAGGCTCGAGCGATTCATGCCGGAACGCCCGCCGAGGAGCGGGAGGAGGCCATCGACGGCTTCTCCGAAGGGGACGTAGACGTTCTGGTGGCCGTAGCCAGCCCTTACGGCGTGATAGTTCGAGGTCTCGACTTACCACAAGCCGCCAGGTACGCGGTCTTCTACGGGGTCCCCCGACAGCGGATAAGGCTGACTCCGCGCGAGGAAGACCTCAAGGACCCGACATACGTAGCCTCGGCCCTGTCCAACCTGGCCAGACTGCTGGACGATCGCAGAGCGAGGAGTCGCTTGGAGGGTGTAGCGGGTCGACTGTGGAGGATCATCAGACGCGGGACCTGGATCAGGGAGCGGCTGGAAGAGGCCGTGGAACCGCTCTCCTTGAATACGCTGATGAAACTCGCGAAGCGAGACCCGGAAGATATCGCCGAGCAACTCGACGTCGACAGGTGGCTGGCACGGCACGTTCAAACGTTAGCCGAAGGTGTGCGAGAGCTGACTCGGTTGTTGGGCGACCCTGACCGGGTGAAGGCCCTGGCCGAAGAAGCTACGACGGTCGCTGTGTACGAAGAAGGCGAGGAAGCCTACTTGGAGGTTCCCGACCTCCGGACGTACATACAAGCCAGCGGTAGAGTTAGCCGTCTCTTCGCCGGTGGAGTGACCTTCGGGTTGTCCTTCGTCCTATGTCCCGAGGACGAACGCGAGCTTCGGACACTGAACGGTCTGATCCGACGCATGTCCTACACCTACGGTTCGGAGTTCGAATGGAGGTCCTACCCGAAGTCTTTGGACATGAAGGAGATCGGTCTAGAGCTCAAGGAAATTTCGGACGAGGAACTCGAGGAACTCGTGAGGAAGGTGGACGAAGACCGGGAACGAGTCCGGAAGGTACTCGCAGGCGAGCTGAAACCGGAGGAAACCGGTCGACTCGCCCGTTCAGCCTTGATGATCGTGGAATCTCCAAACAAGGCCCGCATGATCGCCTCGCTGTTCTCCCAGCGCCCGTCACGCCGCAGACTGAACGGAGGGGTGGCGTACGAAGCTGCAGCGGACGGTCTTCATCTCACCGTCGTCGCCACACAGGGTCACGTCGCCGACTTGGTCGAAGAGCCCGGAGTCCACGGTGTGCTCCGGATCGACGAACGCTGGGTGCCGATGTACGACGTCCTGGGCAGGTGTAGCGAGTGTGGTGAGCAGGTGGTCGGTTCCGAAGAGTGTCCGAACTGCGGCGGTGAAGTAGAGCTCAAGACCCCGCTTCTAGAGTCGATCCGGGAACTAGCCTCGGAGGCGGACGTGATACTCATCGGAACGGACCCGGACACCGAGGGAGAGAAGATCGGATGGGACGTCTTCAACTACCTGGGCTGGACCACGGCCCAGGTGTACCGAACTGAGTTCCACGAGGTCACTAGACGCGGCATCTCCGAGGCACTGAAGGAAGAGAGCTGGAAGAACGTCGATGCAGGCCGTGTGTCGGCTCAGATTCTCCGGCGAGTGGCCGACAGATGGATCGGGTTCTCACTATCTCAGGACTTGTGGGACGTGTTCAAGCACCTCGAGATAAAGCTAGGAGAGCTCCCATCGGGCTCCAGGATCGAGGTGAGGCTGGACATCCCGAGCGGGGTAGAAGTAGTAGATTTCCGGCGCACGTTCGACGAGGATTCCTCGGTCAGGTCCAGGTCGGTGAGACTGCGCCGAGAAGGCGACGAGTACGTGGTGCGTACTCGCATCAGTCGTGGCGGCGACGTGACGTATACCGCGACGCTTCTGGATCCGAACAGGAAGCTCGGAGACAGGAACGGAGTGCGACCGGAGCTTGTGCGTGTACGCGCGTCCGTCAACGGTGAGCCGGTCGATCCGAACGTCAAGCTGGAGCCGATGACGTGGCTGAGCGCTGGTCGAGTTCAAACCCCAGTGCTCGGATGGATCATAGATAGAGCCCGAGAATACCGTGAGACCGAGTTCTACGCGTGTCGCGCGGAGGTTCCGGCGGACGACGTGACCATCCGTGCATTGATCGAGGAACTGAAGGTACCGCGAGCTCTGACGGAGAAGTTGGACGAAGCCACGATCCGAGTGCTGTCCAAGATCGCGGAGGAGGGTCCTGACGCTGAGTTCTCCGAGGAAGAGGTAGGCCGGTTCACAGAGACCGAGCTGTTCGAACGGAAGGACGGACGCTACAGGCTCTCAGAGGAGGGGCGGAAGGTGCTGGAATCCGAAGGGGTCATAGGGCTGATGCTGCACCTCGCGGGGGTCTCCGGTAGGTGA
- a CDS encoding class I SAM-dependent methyltransferase, which yields MIALVKSVEEYRRLLGEVVEEGDVVVELGCHRGAATRIILTGSPRRVVAVDYGKDAEEAMRELERSHPELTFVKGDAREYDTLKRVLEELGGPECDVLAVDLGGGMFPDTAFKVYYVWSVTLRPRDAVVRNAGLCEFLKLAELREEVHLDDENRGYLGELSPPGIPGRIRERFEEFKLWRG from the coding sequence TTGATAGCTCTAGTGAAGTCCGTCGAGGAGTACAGGCGGCTTCTGGGAGAAGTCGTCGAGGAGGGTGATGTGGTGGTAGAGCTGGGATGCCACCGGGGCGCCGCCACTCGGATTATACTCACCGGCTCCCCCCGACGTGTCGTCGCCGTGGACTACGGTAAGGACGCCGAGGAGGCCATGCGAGAGTTGGAACGTAGTCATCCCGAGCTCACGTTCGTCAAAGGGGACGCCAGGGAATACGACACCCTCAAACGTGTCCTCGAAGAACTAGGCGGACCTGAATGTGACGTGCTGGCCGTGGACCTCGGCGGTGGTATGTTCCCGGACACCGCGTTCAAGGTGTACTACGTGTGGTCGGTGACACTGCGACCACGGGATGCGGTGGTACGAAACGCTGGTCTCTGCGAGTTTCTGAAGCTGGCCGAGCTCCGGGAAGAGGTGCACCTCGACGACGAGAACCGGGGTTATCTCGGAGAGTTGAGCCCTCCCGGGATCCCAGGTAGGATCCGAGAGCGGTTCGAAGAGTTCAAGTTGTGGAGGGGATGA